A region of Bradyrhizobium sp. SZCCHNS1050 DNA encodes the following proteins:
- the aqpZ gene encoding aquaporin Z, producing the protein MNGNNNKLVAEAIGTFWLTFGGCGSAVIAAGVPDVGIGMLGVALAFGLTVVTMAYAIGHISGCHLNPAVTVGLACGGRFPTGLIVPYIIAQVVGAIVGAAVLYAIASGAPDFSTASGFAANGYAEHSPGKYGLGACLLSEFVLTMMFLFVIMGATHGKAPVGFAPLAIGLALTLIHLISIHVTNTSVNPARSTGPALFVGGWALAQLWLFWVAPLLGGAAGGFIYRWLSPEPAGEVTGERTGQGAVAKSA; encoded by the coding sequence ATGAACGGCAACAACAACAAGCTCGTGGCGGAGGCGATCGGGACGTTCTGGCTGACCTTCGGCGGTTGCGGCAGTGCGGTGATCGCAGCCGGCGTGCCGGATGTCGGGATCGGCATGCTCGGCGTGGCGCTCGCGTTCGGGCTCACCGTGGTGACCATGGCCTATGCGATCGGGCACATCTCGGGCTGCCATCTCAATCCGGCTGTCACCGTGGGACTGGCGTGTGGCGGGCGGTTCCCGACCGGGCTGATCGTGCCCTACATCATCGCGCAGGTGGTCGGCGCCATCGTTGGCGCGGCCGTGCTGTATGCGATCGCCAGCGGGGCGCCGGACTTCAGCACGGCGAGCGGCTTTGCCGCCAATGGCTATGCGGAGCATTCGCCCGGCAAATATGGGCTCGGGGCCTGCCTGCTCAGCGAGTTCGTGCTGACGATGATGTTCCTGTTCGTGATCATGGGCGCGACCCATGGCAAGGCGCCGGTGGGATTTGCGCCGCTGGCGATCGGGCTGGCGCTGACGCTCATTCACCTCATCAGCATCCACGTCACCAACACCTCGGTGAACCCGGCGCGCAGCACCGGGCCGGCGCTGTTCGTCGGCGGCTGGGCGCTGGCGCAGCTCTGGCTGTTCTGGGTGGCGCCGCTGCTCGGCGGCGCGGCCGGCGGCTTCATCTATCGCTGGCTGAGCCCGGAGCCGGCCGGCGAGGTGACCGGCGAGCGGACGGGGCAGGGCGCGGTCGCGAAAAGCGCCTAG
- the yacG gene encoding DNA gyrase inhibitor YacG: protein MSDESTSSPSAASAKPAGRCPICRRPAAAAVRPFCSPRCRDVDLHRWLSGSYVIPATEGDEDDVE from the coding sequence ATGTCCGACGAATCGACCAGCTCCCCATCCGCCGCCTCCGCCAAGCCCGCCGGCCGCTGTCCGATCTGCCGCCGGCCCGCAGCCGCGGCCGTCCGCCCATTCTGCTCGCCGCGCTGCCGCGACGTCGACCTGCATCGCTGGCTCAGCGGCTCCTATGTCATCCCGGCCACCGAGGGCGACGAGGACGACGTCGAATAG